In a genomic window of Scyliorhinus torazame isolate Kashiwa2021f chromosome 5, sScyTor2.1, whole genome shotgun sequence:
- the LOC140421963 gene encoding uncharacterized protein: protein STNLERHEETPTLEKRWKCGDCGKGFRAPSQLEAHRRSHTGERPFTCSVCEKGFIWLFALQTHQRVHTGERPFACSQCEKEFSDSSALQIHQRVHTGERPFTCSQCEKGFTTSWSLRRHQRVHTGERPFICSRCEKGFIRLSSLQTHQRVHTGERPFTCSQCEKGFTTSSSLRRHQRVHTGERPFICSRCEKEFTRLSSLLAHKRLHTGVRPFTCSQCEKGFTQSSDLRRHQRVHTEERPFTCSQCEKGFITSSSLLTHQRVHTGEWPFTCSQCEKGFAQLSHLQRHQRVHTGEKPFTCFQCEKGFTQLSHLQSHQRVHTGEKALTCF from the coding sequence tcgacaaacctggagagacacgaggagacccccaccctggagaaacggtggaaatgtggggactgtgggaagggattcagggccccatctcagctggaagctcatcggcgcagtcacactggggagaggccgttcacctgctctgtgtgtgagaagggattcatttggttattcgccctgcagacacaccagcgagttcacactggggagaggccgttcgcctgctctcaatgtgagaaggaattcagtgattcatccgccctgcagatacatcagcgagttcacactggggagaggccgttcacctgctctcagtgtgagaagggattcactacttcatggagcctgcggagacaccagcgagttcacacaggggagaggccgttcatctgctctcggtgtgaaaagggattcattcggttatccagcctgcagacacaccagcgagttcacactggggagaggccgttcacctgctctcagtgtgagaagggattcactacttcatcgagcctgcggagacaccagcgagttcacactggggagaggccattcatctgctctcggtgtgaaaaggaattcactcggttatccagcctgctggcacacaagcgacttcacactggggtgaggccgttcacctgctctcagtgtgagaagggattcactcaatcatccgacctacggagacatcagcgagttcacactgaggagaggccgttcacctgctctcagtgtgagaagggattcattacttcatcgagcctgctgacacaccagcgagttcacactggggagtggccgttcacctgctctcagtgtgagaagggattcgctcagttatcccacctgcagagacaccagcgagttcacactggggagaagccattcacctgctttcagtgtgagaagggattcactcagttatcccacctgcagagccaccagcgagttcacacaggggagaaggcgttaacctgctttTAG